In one window of Rhinatrema bivittatum chromosome 10, aRhiBiv1.1, whole genome shotgun sequence DNA:
- the FOXD2 gene encoding forkhead box protein D2, protein MTLGSEMSDHSVLSEDLDIDIDVVGDLGAKEGQYAGGYPSEQDSRGPRAGEEEEEEEEEEEEEDGASSPGSSGPPRPQHPARGPEKAGGKSALVKPPYSYIALITMAILQSPKKRLTLSEICEFISGRFPYYREKFPAWQNSIRHNLSLNDCFVKIPREPGNPGKGNYWTLDPESADMFDNGSFLRRRKRFKRQQQQQAAGDLLRDPAGYLPGFAAYAPYGYNYGLQLQGYQHQPGAAFPFQPGPCPLPAPASVFSGPGLPAFLGNELARKPFYPQLSPTLPLLQSLKTDGQSRPSFSIDNIIGGGSAPPAGPGSPYPAQALALLSPHLAPLQTHLNLAHDPLLAGGQSFSSKVTNLNSCRF, encoded by the coding sequence ATGACTCTGGGAAGCGAGATGTCTGACCACTCCGTGCTCTCCGAGGACCTGGACATCGACATCGACGTGGTGGGCGACCTGGGcgccaaggaaggccagtacgcCGGCGGCTACCCCTCGGAGCAGGACTCCCGCGGCCCCCgggcgggggaggaggaggaggaggaagaggaggaggaggaagaggaggacggCGCCTCCTCCCCGGGCTCCTCCGGCCCCCCGCGCCCGCAGCACCCGGCCCGGGGGCCGGAGAAGGCCGGCGGCAAGAGCGCGCTGGTGAAGCCGCCCTACTCCTACATCGCCCTCATCACCATGGCCATCCTGCAGAGCCCCAAGAAGCGGCTGACCCTGAGCGAGATCTGCGAGTTCATCAGCGGCCGCTTCCCCTACTACCGGGAGAAGTTCCCGGCCTGGCAGAACTCCATCCGCCACAACCTCTCGCTCAACGACTGCTTCGTCAAGATCCCGCGGGAGCCCGGCAACCCGGGCAAGGGCAACTACTGGACCCTGGACCCGGAGTCCGCCGACATGTTCGACAACGGCAGCTTCCTGCGCCGGAGGAAGCGCTtcaagcggcagcagcagcagcaggcggccGGCGACCTGCTGCGGGACCCGGCCGGCTACTTGCCCGGCTTCGCCGCCTACGCGCCCTACGGCTACAACTACGGGCTGCAGCTGCAGGGCTACCAGCACCAGCCGGGCGCCGCCTTCCCCTTCCAGCCGGGGCCCTGCCCGCTGCCCGCGCCCGCCTCCGTCTTCTCCGGCCCGGGCCTGCCCGCCTTCCTGGGCAACGAGCTGGCCCGCAAGCCCTTCTACCCGCAGCtcagccccaccctgcccctgctgCAGTCGCTGAAGACCGACGGCCAGAGCCGGCCCTCCTTCTCCATAGACAACATCATCGGGGGCGGCTCGGCCCCGCCGGCCGGCCCGGGCTCGCCCTACCCGGCGCAGGCCCTGGCCTTGCTGAGCCCCCACCTGGCCCCCCTGCAGACCCACCTGAACCTGGCCCACGACCCTCTCCTAGCGGGCGGACAGAGCTTCTCCAGCAAAGTCACAAACCTTAACAGCTGTCGTTTTTAg